The window ACTGTGCATGGCTAATATGGGTGGTACAGGAGATGTTGCTGTGCTCTCTGCGTGCAAGAGGATGGAACTTATGCCATTTGCCCAGATATCTTCTCGCATCGGAGGAGCTATTATGCTCATAATCGGTGGATTTTTAGTAAGTCTAATCGGAAAATAGGATTATAAAAAATATGGAGACGCTAAAGTAAGTTGTTGTGGGAACATTTTAATATCACTCGATTCTGTTGTCATAGTAACACAAATAGGTGTTTAAAAAAAAGACGTGAAGAGTACCATTTCTGTAAGGTGTAAAAGTAAAAATTAGACAAGTTTGAAAATGTCGATTTTTTCTGAAAATGTACAAGTACTACTTTCTTTGCATTCAAGAAGTATTTTGTAATAACTCTAATAATCTTATAACGTTTACACGTAAATGAAAGAGGTTCCACAATAATAGAGGTAATAAAATTTATTAAAGTATCACGACCGAAGTGGGTAACACGGCAATCTCATCTTCAAGAAAGAAGAAAAGATACAAAAGTGTGACAATTGTAATTTAGAAAATCTTTTGTAAAAAAGAATCTTTAGAATTTTTAAACAGTAAACAAGGCTAGAAAGATTAGTAACAAAAACATTACTTTTTCTAATTTGAAGAAATCAGGAGGTGTTAAAAAATGGACATAAGAGAAGAGGCATTGAAGCTTCACAGGGAAAATAAAGGTAAGATAGAAGTGATAAGCAAGGTGTCGGTAAAAAATTCAGTTGATTTAAGCTTAAGCTATACTCCAGGGGTTGCCGAGCCCTGCAAGGAAATAAAAGCCAACCCTGAGCTTGCTTATGAGTACACTGTAAAAAGCCATATGGTAGCTGTAGTTACAGATGGTTCGGCAGTATTAGGGCTTGGGAATATTGGGAGTTTAGCCGCAGCGCCTGTTATGGAAGGAAAGTGCATTTTATTTAAGATTTTTGGCGGTGTTGATGCATTTCCTATCTGCCTTGATACCCAGGACGTGGAGGAAATCATTTCTACTGTAAAGAATATTTCACCAATATTTGGAGGAATAAACCTGGAAGATATTTCAGCGCCCAGGTGCTTTGAGATAGAAAAAAGATTAAAAGAAGAACTAGATATTCCAGTTTTTCATGATGACCAGCATGGTACAGCGGTTGTTGTTCTTGCTGCTGTGATGAATGCCCTTAAAATCGTGGGTAAGGAAATAAAAGATGTGACTGTAGTTATAAATGGTGCTGGAGCTGCAGGAATTGCTACCGCACGGCTTTTGCTAAAGGTTGGTGTAAAGGATATTATTCTATGCGATAGAAAAGGAATAATATATAAAGGTAGAGAAGGAAACGATTGGAGTAAAGAAGAAATTGCGCAGCTGACAAATAAAAGTTTAATAAAAGGGAAGCTCAATGACGCTTTAATGGAGGCTGACATATTTATTGGTGTATCAGGACCGAGCGTACTTACTAAAGAAATGGTTGCATCTATGAAAAAAGATCCTATAGTCCTTGCTTTGGCAAATCCTGTACCTGAAATATGGCCTGATGAAGCAAAGGCTGGTGGAGCAAAAGTTGTGGGTACTGGGAGGTCTGATTTTCCAAACCAAGTGAACAATGTTCTTGCTTTTCCTGGGATATTCAGAGGAGCACTTGAGGTCAGAGCAAGGGAGATTAACGAGGATATGAAAATTGCAGCAGCTACTGCTATAGCAGATCTTGTAGGAGAAGAGTTTAGTGCTGAGAATATCCTTCCAAAGGCTTTTGATAAGAGAGTAGCAGCCCATGTTGCATCTAGCGTAGCAAGAGCTGCTATGGACTCTGGTGTTGCTAGGTTGTCAATAGACCCGGACGAATTAAGGGAGAGAATGCTCAACTCATAGGTATGCAAATGAATTTTAAACTAAGAGAAAAAAGAGAGTAATATAAAAGAAGAAAAGAGCAAAATAAATAACGACACAAATGAAAAGTATCAAAAAAAATTTACGAGAATTTCTTGGTTTGGTGTGCCTTATAAATTTGATGTTTGCTAATTATTACCAAATAGCAGAGAAACTGAATAGATGGCTCAGGGATTATCGATTGCCATGATTAACCTAAATAAAGTATTCTTAAGTACTTGAGATTATCTACCTAATATCGATGCATAATGATGCTGACATATATTTAGCAAACAACAACTTCATTATATTAAACTTTCTGATATTTCCAATTTCAACGATGACAATGACAAGGACATTTTTAATACGAGGGCAGTAACTAAAGGTTGGTACTAAAGCCCTTAAGCTGTTTTTTTATATTTTGCATGACTTTTTTTTTGGGTTGTAAGTCTATGAAGTGAATGTTTTTAAGTATTATAGAGAAAATTATGTTTTTCGCTTTTTCAAAGTTAGGATATGCCTGATGACTCTGTTAGTAGCTGTTTTTGAAATCTTAACAATTTATGCTAGTTCAGAAAGTCTGTTGTTACTATTTTTGTCGGTAAAGGTTTGTTGAATTGTTAAGAAGTAACGGAAGCAATATCTGTGAGAGTAAAACTTTTGGCTATACTTAAAAGAAGATTTATGTTACTAAAAAAGACACTCCTTATGGTAAGTTTAAGAAATTTAATGGAATAAGATTTAGGGCTTTGTTTTTAGTTGGCTAAGATATGGAAAGTGAGAATGTATATAAAGAGGTCTTTATGGTACGGCATATCTTAAATCTGACAGAGAAATTGGTGCTGGTTGGTTGGACTTGACATATTCAGTAATAACAATTTGTGTTGGTGTAATCTGTTTTAGAGAGAGGCTGGAAATTTCATAAAATTTTGCGGAAATTAATGATATTTTAAATAAGAGAGTGTTTCTCTTTGATGTAACTGCAAACCTTTAAACTGTATCGAGATTTAAAAGGAGACAATAGCTCTTTAAGTAATTTGCTGGTTAGAAATTAGAAAATATGGAGTTGATTACAAATATACTGAAGAGTGGCAATGAGAGAAAGACAGTGTGAAATAAACTGGGAATGATAACGTAGAGACATGGTTTTAGACGATAAGGCCCTGCCGCAATATAGTATAAAAGTGAAATTACTGATTTCTGGTTAAATTAAAAAAGTAACAAAGAATTAGGCAGCATTTAAGGATATGTGAAGGAGAGTGAAAAAGCATATAATTTCTTAAATACAATATACTTTTGCAAAGATTTTTCCCAAAACGCTTGATAATATCTGAGTAAAGAAATACTTTTAAAAAAATTGTAGTGTGGTATAATTATCATTCAGAAAATTAAAAAATATAAAGGATGGAGGCAGGGCAGAATAAGGTGACAAAGGAGGACCAGAGCAAAACACCCCTTTTTGATGCTGTAAAAAGACACATTTAGAAAAACATCATCCCATTTCATGTGCCAGGTCACAAGTATGGCAGAGGATTGAAGGAGTTTACCGATTTTGTTGGACAGAACGTCATGTTAATGGACCTAAATGGCATGGAAGATTTGGACAATCCAAACAATCCGATTGGAGTTATCTACGAGGCAGAAAAGCTTTTTGCAAGTGCATTTGGTGCTCAATATGCCTACTTCTTAGTAAACGGTACAACAGCTGGTGTGCAGACAATGATAATGTCAGCTTGTGAGCCTGGTGATGAGATTATCTTGCCCCGAAATGCGCACAAGAGCGCGTTTGGTGGAATAATCCTAAGCGGGGCAATTCCTGTATATGTACAGCCAGAGGTAAATGAAAAGCTTGGTATTACAATGGGTGTGACAGTAGAGAACGTCAAAAAGGCTATTTTGAAGCATCCTCATGCAAAGGCTGTGTTTGTTATTAATCCAACATACTATGGTATAGCAAGTGATTTAAAGTCTATAACTCGAACTGCACACAAATTTGGTATGGCAGTTCTGGTTGATGAAGCGCATGGTGCTCATATGGGCTTTCACAATGATTTTCCACTGACCGCCATGGAAGTTGGCGCTGATATGAGCGCTGTGTCAACACACAAGACGGGTGGGTCACTTACTCAAAGCTCAGTACTTCTTTTGCGAGGTCACAGGATTCAACCTGAGACAGTAAGGCAAATTTTGAACCTTACAATGACAACGAGCTCATCCTATATCTTGATGTGTTCAATTGACGTTGCACGAAAACAGCTTGCTATGTATGGTGAAGAGATGTTAGAAGAGACTTTGAGACTTGCCAGGATGGCAAGAGAGGAAATAAACAAGATTGAAGGACTTTATGCATTTGGCAAAGAGCTTATTGGAACACCTGGTGTTTATGACTTTGATGAGACAAAGCTTGGAATCAATGTCAGAAGGCTTGGAATTACTGGTTATGAAGCTGAAAGAATTTTAAGAGAGGAGTACAATATACAGATAGAGATGTCTGACCTTTACAATATTTTGGCAGTAATTACTTTAGGTGATACACAAGAGAGTGTGGAAAAGCTAATTGAAGCGCTGCGTGATATGGCAAAGAAACTTGGTGTAAAAGATGTAAAGACTCCAACAATAGTGCTTCACTCACCACAGGTTATTGTTTCGCCACGTGATGCCTTTTATAGTTCAAAGAAGGTTGTTGAGCTTGACAATGCAGTTGGTGAGATTTCGGGCGAAATGGTGATGGCATATCCGCCGGGAATACCACTAATTTTGCCTGGGGAGAGAATAACAAAAGACCTTGTAGATTACATTAAACTTCTGAAAGAGGAGGACTGTCAGCTTCAGGGCACTGCTGACCCATATGTCAATACAATTAGAGTTTTAGGTACTGCTGATTGAGAAAAGTCTAGTGAGTAAGTGACTTTTAGAATTCATTCAAGAGAGAGTGTTGATGAATTGCTTAGTCCTTTAGTATATGCTTATATCGGCGATGCAGTGTATGAGTTATATGTAAGAAATAAAGTGATATCCGAGAATCCTGATTTGACTCCTTATCTTTACTACTTGAAAACTACTATGTATGTTCGGGCTTCAAGTCAAGCAGTAGCTATAAAAAAATTGTATGAAAAGCTTGACGAAAATGAAAAAAGGATTGTAAAGAGAGGCAGGAATGCGAAGACTAAAACCATTTCCAAGAATGCTAAGTTGAGTGATTATAAATATGCTACAGCACTTGAAACATTAATTGGTTATTTGTATTTAGAAAACAATATTGAAAGATTGGAGTATATTCTTTCTCAAGTGTATGAAATAATAACTCAAGAGTACCAAACGAGTAAAAACAACTAATTTTAGTATTAATCTTGAAAGGATTGATAAAAAATGATTAGTGGGTTAATAGTACTACTTTTGATTATTTTATTTTTGCCTTTTTTTGTTAAGGCAGTTGAACATAATTTAGAGTATTTTTTGTTCATAATGGGCATTATAGGTGTTATTATTTCAAAGCAAATGAGCTTAGATTTATTTGAACATATTCTTAAAAATCATTTGCTTTATTATATAACTTTTGCTGTTTTGATAGCAGGGATGTTGTTTTTCTTCTTTAGAAATAGAATAAACACAATGATAGAATTACTAACTCATAGAATTTCAATCCAGCTTTTTGTGTTTGTTATAATTGTTATTTTGGGATTAAGTTCAAGTTTTATTACTGCCATAATTGCGTCACTGTTATTAACCGAAATAATGCATCACATGCCACTTGACAGAAACACCAAGGTAAAGGTTATTGTATTGGCGTGCTTTGCAATTGGATTTGGAGCGGCATTGACACCAGTTGGTGAACCGTTAGCAACAATTACTATTTCAAAGCTTAAAGCAGACTTTTTCTATTTAGCAAGAGCAATTGGGTTAGAAATTTTTATCACAATACTGTTAATGGCTTTTTTAGCAGCTCTTGTTGTTAAAAAGGCAAGTAAAACAGATAAAGATGAATTTACAGAAAGTGCAGAGAGCATTAAAGATGTGTTTTTAAGGGCTTTTAAGGTTTTTGTGTTCGTATTTGCACTTGAACTGTTAGGGACTGCTTTTAAACCCTTGATAGATTTGTACATCATAAAGTTAGATGCCAAAATTCTTTACTGGGTAAACATGATTTCTGCAATAGTGGATAATGCTACCCTGGCAGCTGCAGAGATTTCAAGAGAAATGACAGATGAACAGGTCCGAGCAATTGTTCTTGGAATGATTATAAGTGGAGGAATGCTAATTCCCGGAAATATACCAAATATAATCTCTGCAGGAAAGTTCAAAATTAAAAGTAAAGAGTGGGCAAGGATTGGAGTTCCGATAGGTTTGATTTTGATGGCTGTATATTTTGTTTTGGTGTTTATAATTAAACTGTAAAAAATTTCAAAAACTTATGAAGGGAAGATGTAGTTAATGTACGATGTTACCAGCATATTGCAGATTTTACCACACAGGTACCCATTTTTGCTTGTTGACAGAATAATTGAGATAGAAGAGGGAAAAAAGGCAAAAGGAATAAAGAATGTAACAATAAATGAACCTTTTTTCCAAGGGCATTTCCCGGGCAATCCTGTAATGCCAGGTGTTTTAATTGTTGAGGCAATGGCACAGGTTGGAGCTGTTGCCATGCTCTCAAAAGAAGAATTTAAAGGAAAGACTCCGTTTTTTGCGGGTATTGATAAAGTAAGGTTTAAAAAGGTTGTAAGACCGGGAGATGTGCTTTTGATTGAAACAGAGCTTATATCTCTCAAAGGCTCAATTGGCAAGGCGAAAGCTGTTGCTTATGTTGAAGGTGAAGTTGTTTGCGAGGGAGAGCTACTTTTTGCAATTAAGTAGCTCTCCTTTCTAACTGAGTTTTAGCCTTTATAACCCTGATATCTTCACCAAACAGATGCAAAAACATGAAATACTCATGAAGCCTTCCCATTGTTTTGTCTGAGTAGAGCTTTAGCAAACCATCGATGTTATAGTTTGTTGTAATGATCATCTTCTTGTTTGTCATATAACGCTTGTCCAAAAGACTTTGAAATACACCATAACAAAACTCTGCACTTTTTCCCTCATTTCCAAGGTCGTCAATAATCAAAAGGTCCACTTCTTCAAGGCTTTTATACTCTTCATCGTCTACTTCATCGTATAGCCTTACCATTTTAGAGTACTTTTCTTTTAGAATCTCAAAGAATGAGATGCTGTCAAGAAATATTACCGTTTTTTTTCTGTCAATAATCTCTTTGGCAATACAGTGGGCTAAAAAGGTCTTGCCAAGCCCAGTACTACCGTAAAAAAGTAGTCCTTTTTGAGAAGGTTTGTCAAAGTTTTTGATAAATTTTTTTACTTCTTTTATAATGTTTAACATATTTTCATAAGGAGATATACCTTCCTGTGGGTCTATCTCTTTTGAATAATATTCTAAGTTAAAATTTTTAAAGTTATGCTCTTTTAGAATATCTTTTAACTTGCTCTGTTCATACAAAAGTTCTATGAAGAGCTGTGTTCTACATTTGCAAACCTCAATTCCGTTTTCACTTACAATAAAACCAGTGTCTTGGCATGCTTGGCATGTGTACTCAGGTTCTAAATAATTACTTCCAAGTCCAAGATCAATCAAAAGTTTTGTCCGCTTCTGAAGTAAGCTATCAAGTATCTTTGAGTACTTTTCTATCTCAGCTTGGTTTTGAGAAAGAGAAGCTTGTGAAAGTTTTAAACCTGCTTTTGTTATCTTTTCATTTAATATATCAAAATCTTTTGACTTGGAAGAAAGCTGAGCAATCTTTCTTTCTCTTGCAATTTCTGCATTTTGACGACGTTGCTGATATATCCTGTTTATCATCTCAATTATCTTCTTTTTATTCGTCATCATCGTCATCTCTATTACCTCTCAATGCCTTTTTATAAAGTTCTTCAAGAGCTGTATATGTAGACGGATCTCTTTCTTCATATAAAACTTTCTTAGAACTTGACTGTTTTTTGTTTTTCTCTCTCTTTTGTGCATTTTCAAGCTCAAACTTTTTGATTGCCTCTAAACTTCTTAGTCCTGCCTCATACCATCGCTTTATTATACCATTTACATAATTTACAGTGGGATTATTAACATTTTTTACCAGACTCAAAGCGTATATTATGACTTCTTCAGGCATCTTCCAATCATTTATCCAAACGTTCATAATCTCATCTTCGACCTTAGTCGGAGCTCTGTGATATATTCCAAGGTTCTGAAGTACAAGTCTCTTTATTCTACTTGTGTCCTCTTGTGACCTTATGTACTCCTCAGCCTTTTCAATGCTATCTATATTCAGCTCTTTCCATTTAATTGCCATTTGTTCAAGGTATTTAAGATTCTTATTATTCTTAGTGATTGTTACATAGTTTATGAGAAGATATATTACCTCAATAGGAAGCTTTAACCAATCATAAATTTCAAGAAGCACGTCTATATCATTTTTATTGAAAGTCCTGCAGTATTGCTTTTGAGCAAATTCAAGAAGTCCCCTGAATTTTTCGTCTGTTTCATAAAACCTTGATAAGTCTTCAGTTGTGTAGACAGGGGGTGTAGGTGCATTTTCAGGCTTTTCAAACTCAAGCTTTTCGTCCAAAAAATCAATTGTTATATTTCCATCTGCATCTTTTGTAAGCTTTATCAGTCTTCTTTCTGACCAAAATTCAAGTGCTTTGATTACATCACTCTCAAGAAGGTTTAGGTCATGTGCTATCTTGTTTATCTCAATAAATTCCACTTTATTTTGAAGCAAGAACTTTAGGTATATGTATACCTTCACGAACTCCCCGTCAGAAAAAGGCATGTGGTTTTTGATAAAGTCATAAGTGATTACAACAAAGTTTTGGACCTTTTGTTGAATAAAGACCTTTAGCATATATAAAAATGCCCCCTTTTTGTGATAAAATAATTTTATCACAAAATCATCTTTGTTTTTATACCAATAAAAGTCAATAGAAGAAGATGGAGGATAAAAATGAGCTTTAAGGTTGTTCTTTTATCGCATACACCCGACCCTGAAAAGGTTGTAGCAACAGCTGCAAAGCTTTGTTATTCAAATACATCAGTTGAGAATATTTATGATAAGCTCGATAGCGAAGCAGTTAAAAACTTTTTAAATCTCTTGATTGATGTTGGCCATGAATCTCCGCTTGAGCATGTGAGTTTTACATTTGGGATTGAGGGTGTTAGCAGGAGCTTTACACACCAGCTTGTCAGACACAGGATTGCTTCATATTCTCAGCAGTCTCAAAGGTATGTGAGGCTTGATGGGTTTGACTATGTAATCCCGCCAAGTATAGAAGAAGACCAAGAGCTTAAAAATATATTCATAGACACAATGAATGAGATTGCAAAAAGTTATAGAGTTTTGACAGAAAAGTTGCAGGAAAAACACAAAAAAGTTCTTATTAGCAAGGGTTTGAGTGAAAAAGAGGCTTTGAAGAAGGCCGAGAAGATGGCAATAGAAGATGCAAGGTATGTTCTTCCGAATGCGTGTGAGACGAAGATAATCATGACAATGAACGCAAGAGAGCTTTTGCATTTTTTTGAACAGCGGTGTTGCAACAGAGCACAGTGGGAAATAAGAAGCGTTGCCGATAAGATTTTGGAGATAGTAAAAGGTATTGCGCCAAATTTGTTCAAATTTGCAGGTCCCAAATGTATAAAGCTTGGCTATTGCCCAGAAGGCAAGTTTTCTTGTGGGGAGTATGATAAGGTCAGACAAAAATACCTTGGAAAGAGGGAAAAAGATGAGGACAATTGAGGGAAAAAATCCAGTAAAAGAGGCACTAAATAGCAGCACTCAAATAACAGAAGTATATATATCAAACACTGCAAAGGACAAGAGCATCTCTGAGATTATAAACCTTTGCAAACAAAAAGGCATTGTTGTGAAGTTAGTTGACAAGAACAAGATAGAAAAGATGGCGAAGACAAAAAATCCACAGGGAGTAATTGCAATTGCTCAGGAGTATAAGTACTGGGATATAGATGACCTTTTGCTTGAAGCATCAAATAAAGGCGAAAAGCCTTTTTTAGTGTTATTAGACGAGGTTACCGATCCACACAATTTTGGTTCAATTATAAGGTCTGCCCATTTATGTGGTGCCCATGGTATTATTATTGAGGCAAGGAATTCATGCCCGATCACCCCTACTGTTGAAAAAGCTTCAGCTGGTGCAATTGAACACATTAAGGTAGCAAGAGTTGTTAACTTAAGAAGAACAATAGATGAGCTTAAGCGAAAGGGTATTTGGGTGTACGCAGCAGACAACAATGCCACAAAGCTTTTGTATGATTGTGATTTTAAGATTCCAACATGTATTGTGATTGGCTCTGAAGGTAAAGGAATTTCAAGGCTTGTAAAAGAGGGGGCTGATTTTTTAGTGAAAATTCCCCAAAAAGGCAAGGTCAACTCTTACAATGCTTCTGTTGCGGCTGGGATTATCTTCTTTGAGGTTTTAAAACAAAGAATTCAAGAAGGAGAAGGAAAAGGTGCACTTGATGGTTGACGGCTACAATTTCATAAATGCTTGGAGCAAGTTAAAAGAAATTGCTAAGGATGATTTAGAAGTTGCGCGAAAGAAACTTATAGATATTTTGGCTGACTTTTCAGGGTATAGAGGGTGTAGGATAACAGTTGTTTTTGACTCACATTTAGTAAAAGGTGCTCAGCGGAAAAAAGAAGTTATAAATAACATAGAAGTGAGACGGCTGATAACTACATAGAAAAAGTATGTCTATGAAAATGCAAAGTATGAATCAATTGCAGTTGTGACATCTAATTACTTAGAGCAGCTTATGATTTTAGGGGACGGGGCTATTAGAATGCCTCCAAGAGAGCTTATATATGAGATTGAGAATTATAAAAAAGAGCTTGAGAGAAAGGTTAATGAAGAGGTAAGGAGAAAAGACAGACTTGAAGATACGCTTGATAGTAGCATCCTTGAAAAGTTAGAGAAATTCAAAAAAAGATTAGACCAAGCTTGATACACCTTTGGTGATAATATATAGTTATGATGTGGGAAGAAATCTTGTATGGTGAACATTTGACAAAAAAGGCTTAAAAATTAAGGAGGCATTTTGCCTTGACATCACAAAAACAACTTTTAAATTTCAAATAGTTGTACAGATGAAGAACTTGTAAAGTATTCGCGCGAGGGTATCAAAGAGGCTACAGAAGTGCTCTTAAATAGGTATCAAAACCTTGTAAAGGCAAAGTGTAGAATGTACTTTTTGATTGGTGCTGAAAAGGATGACATTTACCAGGAAGGTATGATAGGCCTTTTTAAAGCTGTGCGCGATTTTGATGAGAGCAAATACCCCACTTTTAAACTGTTTGCTGAGCTTTGTATTACAAGACAGGTGATAACCGCAATAAAGACTGCAAGCAGGCAAAAACATATACCTCTTAACACGTACATATCACTGAATAAACCCGTTTATGAAGAGAATGACGAGAGGACTTTGCTTGACACAATTGCTAACTCTTTTATCTCTGATCCTGAAGAAGTTATGATTACAAAGGAGGAGTTTGAAAACGCATTAAATATCATCACAGGTTGTTTAAGGCCATTTGAGTACAAGGTTTTAAATCTATACCTTGAAGGAAGGAGTTATCAAGAGATTGCAGAAATGATTCACAAGGATGTGAAATCAATTGACAATGCACTGCAACGTGTAAAGAAGAAGGATTGAGAAGTACTTAAATAGTTCTGAGTAAGAGATGTGAACTTTTAAAAGACAGAAAATAGAGTTTTAGGAAGATGGCTGCAGCGAAGTTGGGAGATAGGCTTGCGCAGGCCATCTTTTTTGTTTGTTGTAAAAATTTTAAACTATATTATAATATACTTGTCCAATTTTTTTCTTGACTTTGTCAGTTAAGAGGTGTTTTTGAGCTAACAAAAAATAACAAAGTCTTAATTTATGCGGGTTTCAAGAAGAGAAAAATAAAAAATTTTAAAAAATGTAGGGACAAATTTTAGCTTA is drawn from Caldicellulosiruptor naganoensis and contains these coding sequences:
- a CDS encoding DnaD domain protein, whose protein sequence is MLKVFIQQKVQNFVVITYDFIKNHMPFSDGEFVKVYIYLKFLLQNKVEFIEINKIAHDLNLLESDVIKALEFWSERRLIKLTKDADGNITIDFLDEKLEFEKPENAPTPPVYTTEDLSRFYETDEKFRGLLEFAQKQYCRTFNKNDIDVLLEIYDWLKLPIEVIYLLINYVTITKNNKNLKYLEQMAIKWKELNIDSIEKAEEYIRSQEDTSRIKRLVLQNLGIYHRAPTKVEDEIMNVWINDWKMPEEVIIYALSLVKNVNNPTVNYVNGIIKRWYEAGLRSLEAIKKFELENAQKREKNKKQSSSKKVLYEERDPSTYTALEELYKKALRGNRDDDDDE
- a CDS encoding ATP-binding protein; translated protein: MMTNKKKIIEMINRIYQQRRQNAEIARERKIAQLSSKSKDFDILNEKITKAGLKLSQASLSQNQAEIEKYSKILDSLLQKRTKLLIDLGLGSNYLEPEYTCQACQDTGFIVSENGIEVCKCRTQLFIELLYEQSKLKDILKEHNFKNFNLEYYSKEIDPQEGISPYENMLNIIKEVKKFIKNFDKPSQKGLLFYGSTGLGKTFLAHCIAKEIIDRKKTVIFLDSISFFEILKEKYSKMVRLYDEVDDEEYKSLEEVDLLIIDDLGNEGKSAEFCYGVFQSLLDKRYMTNKKMIITTNYNIDGLLKLYSDKTMGRLHEYFMFLHLFGEDIRVIKAKTQLERRAT
- a CDS encoding NAD(P)-dependent malic enzyme; the protein is MDIREEALKLHRENKGKIEVISKVSVKNSVDLSLSYTPGVAEPCKEIKANPELAYEYTVKSHMVAVVTDGSAVLGLGNIGSLAAAPVMEGKCILFKIFGGVDAFPICLDTQDVEEIISTVKNISPIFGGINLEDISAPRCFEIEKRLKEELDIPVFHDDQHGTAVVVLAAVMNALKIVGKEIKDVTVVINGAGAAGIATARLLLKVGVKDIILCDRKGIIYKGREGNDWSKEEIAQLTNKSLIKGKLNDALMEADIFIGVSGPSVLTKEMVASMKKDPIVLALANPVPEIWPDEAKAGGAKVVGTGRSDFPNQVNNVLAFPGIFRGALEVRAREINEDMKIAAATAIADLVGEEFSAENILPKAFDKRVAAHVASSVARAAMDSGVARLSIDPDELRERMLNS
- the fabZ gene encoding 3-hydroxyacyl-ACP dehydratase FabZ, producing MYDVTSILQILPHRYPFLLVDRIIEIEEGKKAKGIKNVTINEPFFQGHFPGNPVMPGVLIVEAMAQVGAVAMLSKEEFKGKTPFFAGIDKVRFKKVVRPGDVLLIETELISLKGSIGKAKAVAYVEGEVVCEGELLFAIK
- a CDS encoding Mini-ribonuclease 3; protein product: MLSPLVYAYIGDAVYELYVRNKVISENPDLTPYLYYLKTTMYVRASSQAVAIKKLYEKLDENEKRIVKRGRNAKTKTISKNAKLSDYKYATALETLIGYLYLENNIERLEYILSQVYEIITQEYQTSKNN
- a CDS encoding aminotransferase class I/II-fold pyridoxal phosphate-dependent enzyme, which translates into the protein MIPFHVPGHKYGRGLKEFTDFVGQNVMLMDLNGMEDLDNPNNPIGVIYEAEKLFASAFGAQYAYFLVNGTTAGVQTMIMSACEPGDEIILPRNAHKSAFGGIILSGAIPVYVQPEVNEKLGITMGVTVENVKKAILKHPHAKAVFVINPTYYGIASDLKSITRTAHKFGMAVLVDEAHGAHMGFHNDFPLTAMEVGADMSAVSTHKTGGSLTQSSVLLLRGHRIQPETVRQILNLTMTTSSSYILMCSIDVARKQLAMYGEEMLEETLRLARMAREEINKIEGLYAFGKELIGTPGVYDFDETKLGINVRRLGITGYEAERILREEYNIQIEMSDLYNILAVITLGDTQESVEKLIEALRDMAKKLGVKDVKTPTIVLHSPQVIVSPRDAFYSSKKVVELDNAVGEISGEMVMAYPPGIPLILPGERITKDLVDYIKLLKEEDCQLQGTADPYVNTIRVLGTAD
- the rlmB gene encoding 23S rRNA (guanosine(2251)-2'-O)-methyltransferase RlmB; protein product: MRTIEGKNPVKEALNSSTQITEVYISNTAKDKSISEIINLCKQKGIVVKLVDKNKIEKMAKTKNPQGVIAIAQEYKYWDIDDLLLEASNKGEKPFLVLLDEVTDPHNFGSIIRSAHLCGAHGIIIEARNSCPITPTVEKASAGAIEHIKVARVVNLRRTIDELKRKGIWVYAADNNATKLLYDCDFKIPTCIVIGSEGKGISRLVKEGADFLVKIPQKGKVNSYNASVAAGIIFFEVLKQRIQEGEGKGALDG
- a CDS encoding DUF1646 family protein; protein product: MISGLIVLLLIILFLPFFVKAVEHNLEYFLFIMGIIGVIISKQMSLDLFEHILKNHLLYYITFAVLIAGMLFFFFRNRINTMIELLTHRISIQLFVFVIIVILGLSSSFITAIIASLLLTEIMHHMPLDRNTKVKVIVLACFAIGFGAALTPVGEPLATITISKLKADFFYLARAIGLEIFITILLMAFLAALVVKKASKTDKDEFTESAESIKDVFLRAFKVFVFVFALELLGTAFKPLIDLYIIKLDAKILYWVNMISAIVDNATLAAAEISREMTDEQVRAIVLGMIISGGMLIPGNIPNIISAGKFKIKSKEWARIGVPIGLILMAVYFVLVFIIKL
- the thyX gene encoding FAD-dependent thymidylate synthase, with amino-acid sequence MSFKVVLLSHTPDPEKVVATAAKLCYSNTSVENIYDKLDSEAVKNFLNLLIDVGHESPLEHVSFTFGIEGVSRSFTHQLVRHRIASYSQQSQRYVRLDGFDYVIPPSIEEDQELKNIFIDTMNEIAKSYRVLTEKLQEKHKKVLISKGLSEKEALKKAEKMAIEDARYVLPNACETKIIMTMNARELLHFFEQRCCNRAQWEIRSVADKILEIVKGIAPNLFKFAGPKCIKLGYCPEGKFSCGEYDKVRQKYLGKREKDEDN